The genomic segment AAAAAAGACCTTGATTATACACTTAGTCTAAGCGATGAAGAAAAAGCAGCAACGATAGAATATGCGATAGCTCAAGCTGTTGAAACAATAAGAAACAGACTTGATCAATTTGGACTAGCTGAGCCTACTGTTGCAAGACAAGGAAGTGATAAAATTTTAGTTGAATTACCCGGCATAAAAACATCAGAAGATGAACAAAGAGCTAGGGATTTGATAGCAAAAGCAGCACATTTGCAACTTATGGCAGTTGATGACAAAAGACAAGATAGAGCTTTAAGTATGAGTAAAACAGAAGCTGAAAGCTATGGAGATATAATCTATCCTGATTCAAAAAACAGCAATATAAAATATGTCTTAAAAAGTATACCTATCCTTGATGGCTCAATGCTTACAGATGCTAGGGTGGCTTTTTCTCAACAAAACAATATGCCTATTATTAATTTCTCTTTAAATTCAGAAGGTGCTAGAATCTTTGGTGATTTTACCGGCTCAAACGTGGGAAATAGACTAGCAATAGTTCTTGATGGAAAGGTATATTCAGCACCTGTTATAAACGAAAGAATAGGTGGAGGAAGTGGTCAAATAAGTGGCGGTTTTACAGTTGAAGAGGCTCACGATGTGGCAATAGCACTTAGAAGTGGGGCACTGCTTGCACCTGTAAAAATGTTAGAAAAAAGAAGTATAGGACCATCTCTTGGTGCTGAAAGTATTGAAAAAAGTATGCTGGCTTTAATGGGAGCTTCATTACTTATAGTGTTGTTCATGCTTGTTTATTATGGTTTTTCAGGTGTTCTTGCAAATATAGCGCTAATTGCAAACATAATAATCCTTGTAGCTATTATGGCACTATTTGGAGCTACACTAACACTTCCTGGTATGGCTGGTATAGTCCTTACGATAGGTATGGCTGTAGATGCGAATGTTATAATAAATGAGCGTATAAGAGAGCTTTTAAGAGATGGAGCTAGCATAAAAGTAAGTGTACAAAAAGGCTATGAAAATGCGATGAGTGCTATCGTAGATGCAAACATAACAACACTTATAACAGTTGTAGCACTATATGCTTATGGAACAGGACCAGTAAAAGGATTTGCTGTTACTATGAGTATTGGTATATTGGTTTCAATGCTAACTGCTATTCTTGGAACACACGGATTTTTTGACTTTTTGATGGATAAGATAGAAAAAAGCAAAAGTACAAGACTTTGGTTTGGCTACAAACGAGACTAAAATATATATAAAAGGTTGATAATGCAGATATTTACAAAGGCTAAAGTTTATGATTTTATGAAATTTAAAATTCCTACAACCATACTTTCTGCCATATTATTTTTTGGATCTATATTTTTACTTACCACAAAAGGTTTAAATTACGGTATAGATTTTGCGGGCGGAACGCTTATACAGTTAAAATACGACAAAGAGGTTTCATTAGATAAAGTAAGAGAAGCACTTGCTGTAAATGAGACACTAAAAAATGCATCAGTTACAAAATTTGGAAATGAAAAAGACACACACGAAATAATAGTTCGTTTTTTAGGCTCTAGTTCTGATATAGGTTCTGATGCTGGAGATACTGTAAAACAACTCTTAAAAGATACAGGAAATGTTGAAGTTAGAAGGGTTGATGTGGTTGGACCAAAGGTTGGTGGAGAGCTTAGAAGTAAAGCACTTATGGCTATTTTTATATCTTTTGGTGCGGTTTTGATATACATTGCTTTAAGATTTGAATGGAGATTTGCCATAGCTGCGATCATATCTGAAATTCACGATATCATAATAACAATGGGGGCTATATCTTTATTTGCTATAGATGTAAACTTAGACACATTGGCAGCGATTTTAACAGTGCTTGGATACTCGCTAAATGACACAATAATCATCTTTGACAGGATAAGAGAAGGAATCACAACAAGCAAGAGAAATGATATAGCTGGGATAATCAACGAATCCGTATCATCTACCCTATCAAGAACGATACTAACATCAAGTTCTACATTTATAGTTGTATTTATTCTTTATAACTTTGGTGGAGATATGATTAGCGGATTTTCATTTGTACTTATGGTTGGTGTCCTTGTAGGAACACTAAGCTCTGTTTATATAGCTTCAGCTTTTCTTATATGGCTAAATTTTAGTGTTGAACAATACAGAAACAGACTAAATGAAAAACTAAAACAAAAAAGAGAACGTGAAAGAGAGAGAGCAAAATTTGAAAAAGGTGTGGTATAAGGAGTCAAAATGAATTGGGGTAAAGTTGTATATGTATTTTTCGCTCTTATGAGCCTTACTACTGCTGCTGAGTTTTTATATGATAAAAATGAAATCGCTTTATTTGTCGCTGCTAGTATAAATTTAGTATCAACACTGCTTAAAATAGGTGTTAGAAACATACTATCAGCCGAACTTTTTGCAAGTTCTTTGGTTGCGGATTTACACCTAATACCGGCATTTGTTGTATTGCAAGTTAATGCAAATATGACACTTGCATATTCACTTGTAATAGGTGCGGTTATAGCAAATGTATTTTCACTAGCTTTGGTTTTAGTCGAATCAAACAAAGCACAAGAAGAATTTTAGGAGTTAAAATGGCTTATAAACCATTAAAAATAGAAAAAAAATGGCAGGAAAAATGGCAGGAAACTGGCGAGTTTGAGCCAAAAGATGATTATACATTACCAAAAAAATATATCTTAAGTATGTTTCCTTATCCTAGTGGTAGGATACATATGGGACACGTAAGAAATTATTCTATAGGTGATGCATTTGCTAGATATTATAGAAATCAAGGCTACAACGTGCTTCATCCTATCGGTTTTGATAGCTTTGGTATGCCTGCTGAAAATGCTGCTATAAAGCATAAAATTCATCCTAAAAAATGGACTTATGAAAATATTGACTATATGAAAAAAGAGCTTGCAAGTCTAGGGCTTTCTTTTTCAAAAAATAGAGAACTAGCTACATCTGATCCACTATATACAAAATGGGAACAAAGCTTTTTTATAAAGATGTTTGAAAAAGGCTTAGTATATAGAAAAAGTGCTATCGTAAACTGGTGCGAACACGATCAGACAGTATTAGCAAATGAACAAGTTGAAGATGGTTGTTGTTGGAGATGTGGCAATCAAGTAATACAAAAAGAGCTTCCAGGGTATTATTTAAAAATAACAGACTATGCTGATGAGCTACTTGATGATTTAAAGACATTGGAAGGAAAATGGCCAAGCCAAGTTTTAAGCATGCAAGAAAACTGGATAGGCAAGAGCTACGGCCTTGAGTTTAAACTTTTCTTAGATGATGAATCACAAAAAAAACTAAATAACAAATTTGATGGTTTTAGTGTATTTACAACAAGGCCTGACACTATATATGGAGTTAGTTACACAGCTTTATCTCCTGAACACCCTATCGTAAAAACTTTACTTGATTTAAATTTATTAGATGACGATAAAAAAACCAAGATAAAAACCATATTAAACCAAAGCCCAAGAGAGAGACAAGCAAGTGAAAAAGATGGTGTATTCTTAGGAATTTATGTAAACCATCCTTTGACTGATGAAAAAATACCTGTTTGGGTTGCAAATTTTATCTTGTCTGATTATGGTAGTGGTGCCATTATGGCTGTTCCAGCTCATGATCAAAGAGACTTTGAGTTTGCAAATAAATTCAATCTTGCTATAAAACCTGTTGTTAAGTCTTTAGATGAAAATTGTGATAGCACAAAGGCAAATAGTGATTATGGAATTTCTATAAATTCTCCTCTTATAAATGACCTTAGCAGCCAAAAGGCAAAAGAAAAAATAATATCATATTTTGAAGATAAAAATTTAGGCAAAAGAGTAACGAACTTCAAACTTAGAGATTGGGGAATTTCTCGCCAGAGATACTGGGGCGCTCCTATACCTGTTGTGCATTGTAAAGACTGTGGTGCAGTGCCTGAAAATACACAAAACCTACCTGTTGCATTACCAGATGATGTTGAGATAACAGGAGAGGGAAATCCACTAGATAAGCACCCTACTTGGAAATTTACAAAATGTCCAAAATGCGGAAAAGATGCTGTAAGGGAGACTGATACAATGGATACATTCTTCCAAAGTTCTTGGTATTTTGCAAGATATGCAAGCGATCATAAGACTTGGGAAGATTGTGCTTTTGATAAACAAAGTGTTGATTATTGGATGAATGTTGATCAATACATAGGCGGTATAGAACATGCTATATTGCACCTACTTTATGCCAGATTTTTCCAAAAAGCTTTAAGGGATTTGGGATTACTTAGCAATGATGAACCGTTTTTAAATTTATTAACACAAGGAATGGTTTTAAAAGATGGTGCTAAAATGAGCAAGAGTAAAGGAAATGTAGTAGACCCTGATAGTATTATAAATAAATATGGTGCTGATACGGCTAGGTTGTTTATACTATTTGCAGCACCTCCACAAAAAGAACTTGACTGGAACGATAGTGCAGTAGAAGGCTCTTATAGGTTTTTAAATAGACTTTGGGAAAAGTCAATGAGTGCAATAAAAACAGATAAAATACCAAGCATAGATCACAGTTCTTTAACCAAAGAAGAAAAATATGCTAGACTAAAAGTCTATGAAGCGCTAAAAAAATCAAAAGATGTATTTAACGAAAGCTTTACTTTTAATACACTTATAGCAGCTTGTATGGAAGCTCTAAATGCTTTAAATGCTCAATCAAACGAAAAAGTAACAACAGAGGGAATTTATATAATCCTAAATTTACTAGAACCAATAGTTCCTCATATATGTTGTGAGTTGAGCGAAGAGCTATTTAAAAGAGCAAATTTTGGTGAACTTAAAATTTTAGATGAAGTTTTTGTAAAAGATAGCTTTAAACTAG from the Campylobacter pinnipediorum subsp. pinnipediorum genome contains:
- the secD gene encoding protein translocase subunit SecD, whose product is MRSGKVTYRLIIFLIALIFGISFSIPSFLQTDKGAKINLGLDLQGGLHMLLGVETEVAIHSKIKSIAGSINYYAKKEDILLDKLRTKDEIIEFSLIDADETPKIDEMLKTIKGILIEKKDLDYTLSLSDEEKAATIEYAIAQAVETIRNRLDQFGLAEPTVARQGSDKILVELPGIKTSEDEQRARDLIAKAAHLQLMAVDDKRQDRALSMSKTEAESYGDIIYPDSKNSNIKYVLKSIPILDGSMLTDARVAFSQQNNMPIINFSLNSEGARIFGDFTGSNVGNRLAIVLDGKVYSAPVINERIGGGSGQISGGFTVEEAHDVAIALRSGALLAPVKMLEKRSIGPSLGAESIEKSMLALMGASLLIVLFMLVYYGFSGVLANIALIANIIILVAIMALFGATLTLPGMAGIVLTIGMAVDANVIINERIRELLRDGASIKVSVQKGYENAMSAIVDANITTLITVVALYAYGTGPVKGFAVTMSIGILVSMLTAILGTHGFFDFLMDKIEKSKSTRLWFGYKRD
- the secF gene encoding protein translocase subunit SecF; this translates as MQIFTKAKVYDFMKFKIPTTILSAILFFGSIFLLTTKGLNYGIDFAGGTLIQLKYDKEVSLDKVREALAVNETLKNASVTKFGNEKDTHEIIVRFLGSSSDIGSDAGDTVKQLLKDTGNVEVRRVDVVGPKVGGELRSKALMAIFISFGAVLIYIALRFEWRFAIAAIISEIHDIIITMGAISLFAIDVNLDTLAAILTVLGYSLNDTIIIFDRIREGITTSKRNDIAGIINESVSSTLSRTILTSSSTFIVVFILYNFGGDMISGFSFVLMVGVLVGTLSSVYIASAFLIWLNFSVEQYRNRLNEKLKQKRERERERAKFEKGVV
- a CDS encoding DUF6394 family protein, coding for MNWGKVVYVFFALMSLTTAAEFLYDKNEIALFVAASINLVSTLLKIGVRNILSAELFASSLVADLHLIPAFVVLQVNANMTLAYSLVIGAVIANVFSLALVLVESNKAQEEF
- the leuS gene encoding leucine--tRNA ligase, which produces MAYKPLKIEKKWQEKWQETGEFEPKDDYTLPKKYILSMFPYPSGRIHMGHVRNYSIGDAFARYYRNQGYNVLHPIGFDSFGMPAENAAIKHKIHPKKWTYENIDYMKKELASLGLSFSKNRELATSDPLYTKWEQSFFIKMFEKGLVYRKSAIVNWCEHDQTVLANEQVEDGCCWRCGNQVIQKELPGYYLKITDYADELLDDLKTLEGKWPSQVLSMQENWIGKSYGLEFKLFLDDESQKKLNNKFDGFSVFTTRPDTIYGVSYTALSPEHPIVKTLLDLNLLDDDKKTKIKTILNQSPRERQASEKDGVFLGIYVNHPLTDEKIPVWVANFILSDYGSGAIMAVPAHDQRDFEFANKFNLAIKPVVKSLDENCDSTKANSDYGISINSPLINDLSSQKAKEKIISYFEDKNLGKRVTNFKLRDWGISRQRYWGAPIPVVHCKDCGAVPENTQNLPVALPDDVEITGEGNPLDKHPTWKFTKCPKCGKDAVRETDTMDTFFQSSWYFARYASDHKTWEDCAFDKQSVDYWMNVDQYIGGIEHAILHLLYARFFQKALRDLGLLSNDEPFLNLLTQGMVLKDGAKMSKSKGNVVDPDSIINKYGADTARLFILFAAPPQKELDWNDSAVEGSYRFLNRLWEKSMSAIKTDKIPSIDHSSLTKEEKYARLKVYEALKKSKDVFNESFTFNTLIAACMEALNALNAQSNEKVTTEGIYIILNLLEPIVPHICCELSEELFKRANFGELKILDEVFVKDSFKLAVTVNGKKRAEFEISNETNEADIIKLAKEQVSKWIENKEIIKEIYIKEKLVNLVVKG